The Mangrovibacterium diazotrophicum DNA window TTTGAGGACTTTATTAAAGCCTATACCGGCGGCATGGGTGAAGCTGAAGTACAAGATAACTACGACGGTATTGTTGACCAGACAGCACGTGAAGCCATAAAAGACGAGCGTTGGCAGTGTATTACCCGCGAGCAAATAGCAGCTAAAAACGATTCACTCGATTTAGGTTTGATTGCAGATAGCAGTCTCGGTAACGGCGATGAACAAACCGAGCCTATTGATTTGGTACGTGAAGCAGCCGAGGAGCTAAAAAGTATGCTAGATGAATTGAACGCCATAATGAAGGAGCTGGAATAGATGGAGAAATCAAACGTTCCAATTAATTGGGTAAAGATAAAGGTTGTTGAAATCTCTGAGATCATTAGAGGTGTCTCATATAGCAAGAATGATGCAACATCAATAAAATCAGAAAGCAACTGTCTAATCCTCAGAGGAGGGAATATTCAAGATGGCAACGTTGTAATTGACGATGACTGCGTATATGTTGATTCTGGTTTGGTAAAATCGAGCCAATTTTTGAGAAAGAACGATATTGTAATTGTCGGATCAACTGGAAGTAAGGCCTTAATCGGGAAAGCTGCAATTTGCAATGAAGATAGAAATGACATCGCGTTTGGCGCCTTCCTAATGCTATTAAGACCAAACAAACTGATCACGGGCCGATATTTTGATTATTTCTTTTTATCTGATTTTTACAGACAGGAAATTAGGCAATTGGCAGGCGGAATTAACATCAACAATATTAGAAAAGAGCATATTGAAAATCTTGTGTTTCCTCTTCCTCCTCTTGCCGAGCAGCAGCGGATTGTGGCCAAGCTCGACAGCTTGTTTGCCCGCATTGAGAAGTTGAAAGCAAGCATGGAGCGTATCCCGCAACTGCTGAAAGACTTCCGCCAGGCCGTGCTCACCCAAGCCGTTACCGGCAAACTCACCGAAGAGTGGCGCGAAGGGCGGGAGCTGGAAGAGTGGGAAAGTTCAAGCATAGGAAAGTTATTCGATGTAAAAACCGGGGCAACCCCCAATCGGAGTACTACCGGTTATTATTCCAATGGGACTATCCCTTGGTTGAAGTCGGGACAAGTTAAAAATGAGTTGATTTTTGAAGCTGAAGAATATATTACAGAGATAGCTGTTAAAGAAACGAATGCTAAAATTTTTCCGATCGATACTCTTTTAGTAGCAATGTATGGAGAAGGAAAAACTCGTGGGCAAGTTGGATGGATGAAATTAGAAGCAGCAACTAACCAAGCAGTAGCGGCGTTGGTTAATGAAGCAATGCCTTTGATTACAAGAAGCTATGTTTTTTTCTATTGTCTGAGCCAATACAATGAAATTAGGGCGAAAGCAGAAGGAGGAAATCAGCCTAATCTTAATCTTTCAAAAATCAAA harbors:
- a CDS encoding restriction endonuclease subunit S, with product MEKSNVPINWVKIKVVEISEIIRGVSYSKNDATSIKSESNCLILRGGNIQDGNVVIDDDCVYVDSGLVKSSQFLRKNDIVIVGSTGSKALIGKAAICNEDRNDIAFGAFLMLLRPNKLITGRYFDYFFLSDFYRQEIRQLAGGININNIRKEHIENLVFPLPPLAEQQRIVAKLDSLFARIEKLKASMERIPQLLKDFRQAVLTQAVTGKLTEEWREGRELEEWESSSIGKLFDVKTGATPNRSTTGYYSNGTIPWLKSGQVKNELIFEAEEYITEIAVKETNAKIFPIDTLLVAMYGEGKTRGQVGWMKLEAATNQAVAALVNEAMPLITRSYVFFYCLSQYNEIRAKAEGGNQPNLNLSKIKNWEIQIPSIDEQKEIVRRVESLFAKADSLEAQYQNLKGNLEQLPQALLAKAFRGELVEQLPTDGDARDLLAEIQELKGETAAKGRSRTSTAVRKKSTIKNMDIESIIKEHFKDEKFSFDDLKRVTKGDYETIQKKVFELLKRKKGWGLVQEFDDGRKQMMLKSRNYETKKG